From Heliomicrobium modesticaldum Ice1, a single genomic window includes:
- the hflX gene encoding GTPase HflX, which yields MFADRRGRVVDLVVGDAHTVAMMDHDIRRGTRRLAGVRCIHTHPGDSPYLSDVDLSALRQLHLDCMAVIAAADPHCGSAAYLSPGSDHAIESIGPLSYEKLCAFPWQEMVRRYEKRISSVDTTATGAEQERAFLIGLEDSVAGEERPLEELAQLAEAAGAVVVGQMTQRLERPDRATYLGSGKIRELTLALQVTRADLLIVDEELLPAQQRRLENLTGIRVVDRTALILDIFAGRARTREGKLQVELAQLHYLLPRLTGQGQALSRLGGGIGTRGPGETKLETDRRHLRRRMRDLEGELNHVRHHRERLRHSRQRLDLPLISMVGYTNAGKSTLSNLLVSRFAPFGGTSPAGEDKLFATLDPTTRRIRLLAERDVLLSDTVGFIRKLPHSLVRAFRATLEEIVAADLLLHIVDASHPAAVEQMRTVEAVLAEIGAGEKPILTVLNKIDRLQPGGIDALLRPPDPWVALSAYTGEGVDGLLEKIARLLPDDRVTIDVLIPYDEGKQIHHLYQIGVVRELTHEVEGVRVRADVPKAYVASLPGRQMTVPEKY from the coding sequence TTGTTCGCAGATCGGCGCGGTCGAGTGGTTGATCTGGTCGTTGGCGATGCCCACACGGTGGCGATGATGGACCACGACATCCGCCGGGGAACGCGGCGCCTGGCCGGTGTTCGCTGCATTCACACCCATCCGGGCGACAGCCCGTACTTGAGCGATGTCGATCTGTCGGCGCTCCGGCAATTACACCTCGACTGCATGGCGGTGATCGCCGCTGCAGACCCCCATTGCGGCTCCGCGGCTTATCTTTCCCCCGGCAGTGATCATGCCATTGAGTCGATTGGGCCGCTGAGCTATGAGAAGCTCTGCGCCTTCCCCTGGCAGGAGATGGTGCGCCGCTATGAAAAGAGGATATCGTCTGTCGATACGACGGCAACGGGTGCAGAGCAAGAGCGGGCTTTTCTCATCGGACTGGAGGATAGCGTTGCAGGGGAAGAACGGCCGCTTGAGGAACTGGCCCAACTGGCCGAAGCGGCTGGGGCTGTTGTCGTTGGGCAGATGACACAGCGCTTGGAGCGGCCTGATCGCGCCACCTATCTCGGTTCGGGAAAGATCCGGGAACTGACGCTGGCCCTGCAGGTGACTCGCGCTGATCTGTTGATCGTCGATGAAGAGTTGTTGCCGGCTCAGCAACGGCGATTGGAAAACCTCACCGGCATCCGCGTCGTCGACCGGACGGCCCTAATCCTGGACATCTTCGCCGGCCGGGCCCGGACAAGGGAGGGCAAACTGCAGGTGGAACTGGCCCAATTGCATTATCTGCTGCCGCGATTGACCGGTCAGGGGCAGGCATTGTCCCGTCTGGGCGGCGGCATCGGCACACGTGGACCTGGAGAAACAAAGCTGGAGACGGATCGGCGCCACCTGCGGCGGCGGATGAGAGATTTGGAAGGGGAACTCAATCATGTCCGCCATCACCGGGAACGGCTGCGCCACTCTAGGCAGCGTTTGGATCTGCCCCTGATCTCCATGGTTGGCTATACGAACGCAGGCAAGTCGACCTTAAGCAACCTGTTGGTGTCTCGTTTTGCTCCCTTTGGGGGAACGAGCCCTGCTGGGGAAGACAAGCTCTTTGCCACCTTGGATCCGACGACGCGAAGGATCCGGCTGCTTGCGGAGAGGGATGTGCTGCTCTCCGATACGGTTGGCTTCATCCGTAAACTGCCCCACTCGCTGGTACGGGCTTTCCGGGCCACTTTGGAAGAGATCGTGGCTGCCGACCTGCTGCTGCATATCGTGGACGCCTCCCATCCGGCGGCGGTGGAACAGATGCGGACCGTAGAGGCGGTGCTCGCAGAGATCGGCGCTGGGGAGAAGCCGATCCTGACGGTGTTAAACAAAATCGACCGGTTGCAGCCCGGTGGAATAGATGCCTTATTGCGTCCGCCCGATCCGTGGGTCGCCCTTTCCGCCTATACGGGAGAAGGCGTTGACGGCTTATTGGAGAAAATCGCCAGGCTGCTGCCGGACGATCGCGTCACCATTGACGTGTTGATCCCCTATGACGAGGGAAAACAGATCCATCACTTGTACCAGATCGGGGTTGTTCGCGAACTAACCCATGAGGTGGAAGGCGTCCGCGTCCGCGCCGATGTGCCGAAGGCGTATGTCGCATCGCTGCCGGGCAGGCAGATGACTGTTCCTGAAAAATATTAA
- the miaA gene encoding tRNA (adenosine(37)-N6)-dimethylallyltransferase MiaA translates to MGANDRHNDLVDAALGSHGANPLLPLVLIVGPTAVGKSDVGIAVARRFNGEIISGDSMQVYRGMDIGTAKLKQEERGGILHHMIDILDPDEPFSVADFQRRVTTLIPEIVNRGRLPILVGGTGLYVQSIIDHYEFTEEATDLELRSQLEQEADASGLEALHRRLAEVDPISAARIHVNDRKRIIRALEVYRLTGRRQSDFHYADSVRQPKYQLAPIALTMDRQELYRRIDLRARNMIESGLVEEVKGLLKGGYAPTLPSMQAIGYKEIVGYLQGEYDLARALYLLQRDTRHFAKRQYTWFRRDTRLIWFAADAMDRERLMEGIFDVVSNALGGHVERNINDGGAFR, encoded by the coding sequence TTGGGGGCGAACGATAGACATAACGATTTGGTCGATGCCGCTTTAGGGTCCCACGGCGCTAACCCGCTACTCCCACTTGTGCTGATTGTGGGGCCGACTGCAGTCGGCAAGTCTGATGTCGGCATTGCCGTGGCCCGGCGATTTAACGGCGAAATCATCTCCGGCGATTCCATGCAGGTCTACCGGGGAATGGACATTGGCACAGCCAAGCTGAAACAGGAGGAACGGGGTGGTATCCTCCACCACATGATCGATATTCTTGATCCTGATGAACCCTTCAGCGTGGCCGACTTTCAAAGGAGGGTGACGACCCTCATCCCCGAAATCGTCAACCGCGGTAGATTGCCTATCCTGGTAGGGGGCACAGGCCTGTACGTGCAGTCGATTATCGATCACTACGAATTTACGGAAGAAGCTACAGACCTGGAACTGCGCAGCCAGCTAGAGCAGGAGGCGGACGCCTCCGGGCTGGAGGCGCTACACAGGCGCCTGGCTGAGGTTGATCCGATATCGGCAGCGCGCATTCACGTGAATGATCGTAAGCGCATCATCCGCGCCCTGGAAGTCTACCGACTGACAGGCCGCCGCCAGAGTGACTTCCATTATGCCGACTCAGTCCGGCAGCCAAAATACCAGTTGGCGCCTATCGCCCTGACAATGGACCGGCAAGAGTTGTATCGTCGCATTGACCTGCGTGCCCGGAACATGATAGAATCGGGGTTGGTGGAAGAAGTAAAAGGGCTCCTAAAAGGGGGATATGCGCCAACGCTTCCATCGATGCAAGCTATCGGGTACAAGGAAATCGTCGGGTACCTTCAGGGCGAATATGACCTTGCTCGGGCGCTCTACTTACTGCAGCGGGATACGCGGCACTTTGCCAAGCGTCAGTATACATGGTTTCGCCGGGACACCCGGTTGATCTGGTTTGCCGCCGACGCCATGGATCGGGAAAGACTGATGGAAGGGATTTTCGATGTCGTCAGTAACGCTCTTGGAGGGCATGTAGAGAGAAATATCAATGATGGAGGGGCATTCAGATGA
- a CDS encoding aminotransferase class I/II-fold pyridoxal phosphate-dependent enzyme — MELEAIKESEATKKRGDCANRVCADNGLIANLCQRGRLAPELARLAEEAAVDAAPVIAQLAARREYHQLRLLEAFHDCRVSDYHLGMTTGYGYGDSARETLDQLMATVLSAESALVREQFVSGTHAIATALFGVLRPGDEILSATGTPYDTLWEVIGLGEEPAEGSLREFGVSYDQVELTADGAIDLPALLQGLRPATRLVFFQRSRGYSLRPSLTSKAIGEACAAIHRVRPDVICFVDNCYGELVEREEPTALGADLMAGSLIKNLGGGLAPTGGYIAGREVLVRRAATRLTAPGIGAHVGSSPGGRRLYFQGLFLAPQMVFEALAGAVFAARLFERLGFAVTPRYDAERSDIIQAITLGSAERVVAFCQGIQKACPVDGHVVPQPAPMPGYTDSVIMAGGTFIQGATSELSVDAPMRDPYAVYFQGGLSQSFVRIGALSAAQTLLEGGLLPG, encoded by the coding sequence GTGGAATTGGAAGCAATAAAAGAATCGGAAGCAACAAAGAAACGGGGAGACTGTGCGAATCGGGTATGCGCCGACAATGGTCTTATCGCGAACCTGTGCCAACGGGGCAGGCTCGCGCCGGAACTGGCCCGCCTCGCAGAAGAGGCGGCTGTCGATGCGGCCCCGGTCATCGCGCAACTGGCGGCACGGCGAGAATACCATCAACTGCGGCTGTTGGAGGCTTTTCATGACTGCCGTGTTTCCGATTACCACCTGGGTATGACCACCGGCTACGGCTATGGCGACAGCGCCCGTGAGACCCTGGACCAACTGATGGCCACCGTGCTGTCGGCGGAAAGCGCACTCGTGCGTGAACAGTTTGTTTCTGGGACCCATGCTATCGCCACAGCCTTGTTCGGCGTCCTCCGACCGGGCGATGAGATCCTATCAGCGACGGGAACGCCCTATGACACCCTCTGGGAGGTCATCGGGCTTGGGGAAGAACCAGCCGAGGGAAGCCTGCGCGAGTTCGGCGTTTCCTATGATCAGGTGGAACTGACTGCCGACGGAGCTATCGACCTGCCCGCCCTCCTCCAAGGGCTGCGTCCAGCGACAAGGTTAGTCTTTTTCCAACGCTCGCGCGGCTACAGTCTGCGTCCATCGCTGACATCGAAGGCGATCGGGGAGGCCTGCGCGGCTATTCACCGGGTGCGGCCTGATGTGATCTGCTTTGTTGACAACTGTTATGGCGAACTGGTCGAAAGGGAGGAACCGACCGCCCTGGGTGCCGATCTGATGGCCGGATCGTTGATCAAAAATCTAGGTGGCGGCCTGGCCCCCACAGGCGGCTACATCGCCGGACGGGAGGTTCTGGTACGCCGGGCCGCGACGCGGTTGACGGCCCCAGGCATCGGTGCCCACGTAGGCAGCAGCCCGGGCGGCCGGCGACTCTACTTTCAGGGGTTGTTCCTGGCGCCCCAGATGGTCTTCGAGGCGCTGGCGGGCGCTGTTTTCGCCGCTAGGCTCTTTGAACGACTCGGTTTTGCCGTTACCCCTCGCTATGACGCAGAGCGAAGCGACATCATCCAGGCCATCACTCTCGGCAGCGCCGAACGGGTGGTCGCCTTTTGCCAGGGCATTCAAAAGGCCTGCCCTGTTGACGGCCATGTGGTCCCCCAACCGGCGCCGATGCCTGGTTACACCGATTCCGTAATCATGGCTGGCGGAACCTTTATCCAGGGGGCGACGAGCGAACTGAGCGTTGACGCGCCGATGCGCGATCCCTATGCGGTGTATTTTCAAGGTGGTCTGTCTCAGAGCTTTGTCCGGATCGGCGCCCTTTCTGCAGCCCAGACCTTGCTCGAAGGGGGACTTTTGCCCGGATGA
- a CDS encoding DUF456 domain-containing protein has translation MYDYWLIGAIVVMFIGVLGTFLPVIPGISLIFLAMVGYGFAEGFQKMTPLFLGLNLIAVLLSSGFDYLGTAWGARRFGASSSGTWGAVAGGLLGLPLGPFGAVAGAFIGAVAGELWHGRSIETALEAGVGTVLGLAGASALRFLLAMVMIIAFIWQVW, from the coding sequence TTGTACGATTATTGGTTGATCGGCGCAATCGTTGTCATGTTCATCGGTGTCCTCGGCACCTTTTTGCCGGTGATTCCCGGCATTTCTTTGATCTTTCTGGCGATGGTCGGCTACGGCTTTGCCGAAGGATTTCAGAAGATGACGCCGCTCTTTTTAGGGCTGAACCTGATCGCAGTGTTGCTGTCGAGCGGATTTGATTACCTGGGAACGGCCTGGGGGGCTCGCCGTTTTGGCGCTTCCTCCTCCGGGACCTGGGGTGCTGTCGCCGGCGGGCTGCTGGGGCTCCCGTTGGGACCCTTCGGTGCGGTCGCTGGCGCATTCATAGGCGCCGTCGCCGGCGAACTATGGCATGGCCGTTCCATTGAAACGGCGCTGGAAGCAGGCGTCGGAACGGTGCTCGGGTTGGCAGGCGCTTCGGCCCTGCGCTTTTTGCTGGCGATGGTGATGATCATCGCCTTCATCTGGCAGGTTTGGTAA
- the hfq gene encoding RNA chaperone Hfq yields the protein MTKQLNLQDAFLNQVRKENLPVTIFLVNGFQIKGMVKGFDSFTVFLDVEGKQQMVYKHAISTIMPLRPVSLSMDANKA from the coding sequence ATGACCAAACAACTCAATCTTCAGGATGCATTCCTGAATCAAGTGCGCAAAGAAAACCTCCCGGTCACCATCTTTCTGGTGAACGGCTTTCAAATCAAGGGGATGGTCAAAGGCTTTGACAGCTTCACTGTCTTCCTTGACGTAGAAGGCAAGCAGCAGATGGTCTATAAGCATGCCATCTCGACGATCATGCCCTTGCGTCCCGTTTCCCTTTCCATGGACGCCAATAAGGCCTAA
- a CDS encoding class I SAM-dependent methyltransferase: protein MTTVHKSTSVLEERARALAAELGADFVPREGKSVEWLIREAGGKALLIVEKNDLILHQGEEAFFFHPNMAVLRIQALKKGQRDPLVHALDIRSGDQILDCTLGLGADALVAAYAAGDKGAVTGIEHNRLIALIVREGLQHYQHRKSDDLYRIMARIRVLQGDHRALLKSFAKGSFDSVYFDPMFRQALRASNGIGGLRQLADPRPIEADVIAEARRVARRRVVMKERRDSPEWDRLAPERVEGGKYAPVAYGIWSGGGEAFGGER, encoded by the coding sequence GTGACGACGGTCCACAAAAGCACTTCTGTGTTGGAGGAGCGGGCCCGGGCGCTGGCGGCGGAACTGGGCGCAGACTTCGTCCCTCGGGAGGGAAAATCGGTTGAATGGCTGATTCGGGAGGCTGGCGGTAAAGCGCTGTTGATCGTCGAAAAGAACGACCTGATCCTCCACCAAGGCGAGGAGGCCTTCTTCTTTCATCCTAATATGGCGGTGCTGCGCATCCAAGCCTTGAAAAAAGGGCAGCGCGATCCCCTTGTCCACGCCTTGGATATCCGTTCGGGAGACCAGATCCTCGACTGCACCCTCGGCCTGGGTGCTGACGCCCTCGTGGCCGCTTACGCTGCAGGAGACAAGGGGGCAGTGACTGGGATCGAACACAACCGGCTGATCGCCCTCATCGTCCGCGAAGGACTGCAACACTATCAACATCGGAAATCGGACGATCTCTACAGGATTATGGCGCGCATCCGCGTGCTCCAAGGCGATCACCGCGCACTGTTGAAAAGCTTTGCGAAGGGCAGTTTTGACAGCGTCTATTTCGATCCCATGTTCCGCCAGGCGCTGCGCGCCTCCAACGGGATAGGGGGGCTTCGCCAGCTGGCCGATCCCCGGCCGATTGAAGCGGATGTGATTGCAGAAGCGCGCCGGGTCGCTCGTCGCCGCGTCGTCATGAAGGAACGGCGTGACAGTCCCGAATGGGATCGCTTGGCACCGGAGCGGGTTGAAGGCGGGAAATATGCCCCTGTGGCCTACGGTATCTGGTCTGGAGGAGGTGAGGCCTTTGGGGGCGAACGATAG
- a CDS encoding AAA family ATPase, whose product MKIRVNINPDTQTALLSKTSWLPVPNPLIRGGMTAGQEERETEKARTNGKVGEKVKAAGKVQATGKVQATGKVQEILDEISGLVGLQEIKALIHELRSFVEIRQLRDKEGLINEPMALHMIFKGNPGSGKTTVARLIGRLFKELGVLPKGHIVEVERADLVGEYIGHTAVKAREQVKKALGGVLFIDEAYSLARGGEKDFGKECIDCLVRAMEDHRDSLILILAGYKDEMDYFLHCNPGIRSRFPIQLEFPDYTTAELLAIADAMVAQRQYRMSGEARLTLRNFLLHQEKFGHRHRGNARLVRNIAEKAIRRQAVRLLHAYDYPKISREALMTLEAQDMLEGCNLAGLEPPTLGDASSLVSAFKPRR is encoded by the coding sequence TTGAAAATACGGGTAAATATCAACCCCGACACACAGACGGCCTTACTGAGCAAGACTTCCTGGCTTCCCGTGCCAAACCCCTTGATTCGTGGAGGAATGACGGCGGGCCAGGAGGAAAGGGAAACGGAAAAAGCAAGAACAAACGGAAAGGTTGGCGAAAAGGTAAAGGCTGCTGGGAAGGTTCAAGCAACAGGAAAAGTACAGGCGACGGGTAAGGTTCAGGAGATCCTCGATGAGATATCGGGCTTGGTTGGACTTCAAGAGATCAAAGCGCTCATTCATGAATTGCGCTCCTTTGTGGAGATCCGGCAACTCCGGGACAAGGAGGGTCTGATCAATGAGCCAATGGCCTTGCACATGATTTTCAAAGGCAATCCGGGCTCCGGAAAAACGACCGTCGCCCGCCTGATTGGGCGGCTCTTCAAAGAGCTGGGCGTGTTGCCGAAAGGGCATATCGTCGAGGTGGAACGGGCTGATCTGGTCGGCGAATATATCGGACATACTGCCGTCAAGGCACGGGAGCAGGTGAAAAAAGCGCTCGGTGGCGTGCTCTTCATCGACGAGGCTTACTCGCTCGCAAGAGGGGGCGAAAAGGACTTCGGCAAAGAGTGCATCGATTGTCTTGTCCGGGCAATGGAGGACCATCGCGACAGCCTCATTCTGATTCTGGCAGGATATAAAGACGAGATGGACTACTTCCTGCACTGTAACCCGGGGATTCGCTCCCGCTTCCCCATCCAATTAGAATTTCCCGATTACACGACGGCGGAACTTCTGGCCATCGCCGACGCCATGGTGGCGCAGCGACAGTACCGCATGTCAGGCGAAGCGCGGTTAACGTTGCGCAATTTCTTGCTGCATCAAGAGAAGTTCGGACATCGACACCGGGGCAATGCCCGGCTCGTTCGGAATATAGCCGAAAAAGCTATCCGCCGCCAAGCAGTGCGCCTGCTTCATGCCTATGACTACCCAAAGATCTCCCGAGAAGCCTTGATGACGCTGGAAGCCCAGGACATGCTGGAAGGCTGTAACCTCGCCGGCCTGGAACCGCCTACATTAGGCGATGCTTCCAGTCTCGTTTCCGCTTTCAAACCCCGACGCTAG
- the ltrA gene encoding group II intron reverse transcriptase/maturase, protein MMEGEATMRSRDAQRQPNIPKGNCQREEAVNPQGTGGVPSALPAQEAKQPREETYDLMEKVVERGNMTEAYKRVMANKGAAGIDGMGLESLRPYLKEEWSRIKQELLEGTYRPQPVRRVEIPKPQGGTRKLGIPTVVDRLIQQALNQILMPIFDPDFSTNSYGFRPGKSAHQAVKKAKEYIADGYRWVVDMDLAQFFDRVNHDILMARVARKVKDKRILKLIREYLKAGVMLNGIRVKSEEGTPQGGPLSPLLANIILDDLDKALESRGHRFCRYADDCNVYVRSRRAGQRVMEGMAKFLEGRLKLQVNWEKSAVDRPWNRKFLGFSFTWHKAAKIRLAPQTVKRVKEKIRQFTGRNRSIAMEDRLVTLNQYLKGWMGYFRLIDTPSVLKELDEWLRRRLRMCLLKQWKRPKTRRRNLVALGIPEEWACNISGSRKGYWRLSLTPQMNKALGLAYWREQGLVSLVETYQSHRQPA, encoded by the coding sequence ATGATGGAAGGGGAAGCGACGATGCGTTCGCGTGACGCGCAGAGACAGCCGAATATCCCGAAAGGGAACTGCCAACGGGAGGAAGCGGTGAATCCGCAGGGGACCGGTGGAGTGCCGAGCGCGTTACCGGCACAAGAAGCGAAGCAACCCCGCGAAGAGACGTATGATCTGATGGAGAAAGTCGTCGAACGAGGGAACATGACGGAAGCGTATAAGCGAGTCATGGCCAACAAAGGCGCGGCCGGAATCGACGGTATGGGGCTAGAATCCCTGCGCCCGTACCTAAAAGAGGAATGGTCGCGCATTAAACAGGAATTGTTGGAGGGGACCTATCGACCGCAACCGGTCCGGCGGGTTGAAATTCCCAAACCCCAAGGCGGAACACGGAAGCTGGGCATTCCCACTGTCGTCGATCGACTGATCCAACAGGCCCTGAACCAGATCCTGATGCCGATCTTCGACCCTGACTTTTCCACGAACAGCTACGGATTTCGTCCGGGAAAGAGTGCGCACCAAGCGGTGAAGAAAGCGAAGGAATACATCGCCGACGGCTACCGATGGGTGGTTGACATGGACCTGGCCCAGTTCTTTGATCGCGTCAATCACGACATTCTCATGGCGCGCGTAGCGCGCAAGGTGAAGGACAAACGAATCTTGAAGTTGATCCGAGAATACCTCAAGGCCGGGGTCATGCTCAACGGGATTCGTGTGAAGAGCGAGGAAGGAACACCCCAGGGAGGTCCACTCAGCCCTTTGCTGGCGAACATCATCCTGGATGATTTGGATAAGGCACTGGAAAGCCGGGGACATCGCTTCTGCCGGTACGCCGACGACTGTAACGTCTACGTCCGCAGTCGACGGGCAGGGCAACGAGTGATGGAGGGTATGGCAAAGTTTCTGGAGGGGCGGTTAAAACTGCAGGTCAACTGGGAGAAAAGCGCAGTCGACCGACCCTGGAACCGAAAGTTTCTGGGGTTTTCATTTACGTGGCATAAGGCAGCAAAGATTCGGCTCGCCCCCCAAACGGTGAAACGGGTGAAAGAGAAGATCCGCCAGTTCACTGGGCGGAACCGAAGCATTGCGATGGAGGACCGACTGGTCACCCTCAACCAATACCTGAAAGGCTGGATGGGCTACTTTCGACTCATTGACACGCCAAGCGTACTTAAAGAGTTGGATGAGTGGCTTCGCCGACGACTGCGGATGTGCCTGCTCAAGCAATGGAAGCGCCCGAAGACACGAAGACGAAACTTAGTGGCGTTGGGGATCCCGGAGGAATGGGCATGCAACATCAGCGGCTCACGAAAAGGATATTGGCGTCTGTCCTTGACCCCGCAAATGAATAAAGCCCTTGGCCTCGCCTACTGGCGGGAACAGGGCTTAGTCAGTTTAGTCGAAACATACCAATCTCATCGTCAACCAGCATGA